The following coding sequences lie in one Eschrichtius robustus isolate mEscRob2 chromosome 17, mEscRob2.pri, whole genome shotgun sequence genomic window:
- the MYC gene encoding myc proto-oncogene protein has translation MPLNVSFANRNYDLDYDSVQPYFYCDEEENFYQQQQQSELQPPAPSEDIWKKFELLPTPPLSPSRRSGLCSPSYVTVASFSPRGDDGGGGGSFSSADQLEMVTELLGGDMVNQSFICDPDDETFIKNIIIQDCMWSGFSAAAKLVSEKLASYQAARKDSGSPSPARGHGGCSTSSLYLQDLSAAASECIDPSVVFPYPLNDSSSPKPCASPDSTAFSPSSDSLLSSAASSPRASPEPLALHEETPPTTSSDSEEEQEDEEEIDVVSVEKRQPPAKRSESGSPSAGGHSKPPHSPLVLKRCHVSTHQHNYAAPPSTRKDCPAAKRAKLDSGRVLKQISNNRKCASPRSSDTEENDKRRTHNVLERQRRNELKRSFFALRDQIPELENNEKAPKVVILKKATAYILSVQAEEQKLISEKDELRKRREQLKLKLEQLRNSCA, from the exons ATGCCCCTCAACGTCAGCTTCGCCAACAGGAACTATGACCTCGACTACGACTCGGTGCAGCCTTATTTCTACTGCGACGAGGAGGAGAACTTctaccagcagcagcagcagagcgAGCTGCAGCCGCCTGCGCCCAGCGAGGATATCTGGAAGAAATTCGAGCTGCTGCCCACCCCGCCCCTGTCCCCGAGCCGCCGCTCCGGGCTCTGCTCGCCCTCGTACGTCACGGTCGCGTCCTTCTCCCCCAGGGGAgacgacggcggcggcggcggcagcttcTCCTCGGCGGACCAGCTGGAGATGGTGACCGAGCTGCTGGGAGGAGACATGGTGAACCAGAGCTTCATCTGCGACCCCGACGATGAGACCTTCATCAAAAATATCATCATCCAGGACTGTATGTGGAGCGGCTTCTCGGCCGCCGCCAAGCTCGTCTCGGAGAAGCTGGCCTCTTACCAGGCTGCGCGCAAAGACAGCGGCAGCCCGAGCCCCGCCCGCGGGCACGGCGGCTGCTCCACCTCCAGCTTGTACCTGCAGGACCTGAGCGCCGCCGCCTCCGAATGCATCGACCCCTCCGTGGTCTTCCCCTACCCGCTCAACGACAGCAGCTCGCCCAAGCCCTGCGCCTCCCCCGACTCCACCGCCTTCTCCCCGTCCTCGGACTCTCTGCTCTCCTCCGCCGCGTCCTCCCCGCGGGCCAGTCCCGAGCCCCTGGCGCTCCACGAGGAGACACCACCCACCACCAGCAGCGACTCTG AGGAAGAACAAGAGGATGAGGAAGAAATTGATGTTGTTTCTGTGGAAAAGAGGCAGCCCCCTGCCAAAAGGTCAGAATCGGGGTCACCCTCTGCCGGAGGCCACAGCAAACCTCCTCACAGCCCGCTGGTCCTTAAGAGATGCCACGTGTCCACCCATCAGCACAATTATGCAGCGCCCCCCTCCACTAGGAAGGACTGTCCCGCCGCCAAGAGGGCTAAGTTGGACAGTGGCAGGGTCCTGAAACAGATCAGCAACAATCGCAAATGTGCCAGCCCCAGGTCTTCGGACACCGAGGAGAATGACAAGAGGCGGACACACAACGTCTTGGAACGCCAGAGGAGAAACGAGCTGAAACGCAGCTTTTTTGCCCTTCGTGACCAGATCCCGGAgttagaaaacaatgaaaaggcCCCCAAGGTAGTTATCCTTAAAAAAGCCACAGCATACATCCTGTCCGTCCAAGCAGAGGAGCAAAAGCTCATTTCAGAAAAAGACGAGTTGCGGAAGAGGCGAGAACAGTTGAAACTCAAACTTGAACAGCTACGGAACTCTTGCGCATAA